The following DNA comes from Passer domesticus isolate bPasDom1 chromosome 13, bPasDom1.hap1, whole genome shotgun sequence.
GAGATAGAGGTGAattggcagctggggctgacaCTCCCAGCCCAAACTCATAGGAGGAAGAGGGGCTGGCctgagctccctgctgccatggaggaaggtcACTGTGGTTGAGGCATGTCAAGAGAGTTGCCATTCTCTACGACCGCTAATGGTATTTGCAGCTCTGCATTTAAAAATGATGATAAAGGTAATCAAACTGTCAGGAACAGACAGATGGGGAGCTCCCTGGAGCCAGTGAGGGATTCCCTGCTTTCAGTGAGCTGTAGCCACTTACATTTCACTTACACTGTGGACTCAGAGCAAGGAGCAGGGCAGAAGTGCTTTGCAAAATCACAGGAGAAAGGAACACTGAATTTGTCTCTGCTTGAGCTTCAAGACCTTTTTATGCCATCTTTAGACATCACTAGGAAATATTGCAGGGGTTATaaacttttcccagaaaatattttgatgaaCAGAAGTCCCTGATGGGATAACAACAGGAAACTTCCTGCAGCCAGGTGCATTCTTCCCTTCCTTGTCCTCTCTCTCAAGGCTTTGATGAGGCCCTGCTGGCAGGAACTGCAGCTCTTTAGATCTATCTGAGCTACGAGGTTCAAGGTTCTTTCAGAAATACAGTCTGCAACACCAGTGGTGGAGATGAAGGAAGGGGAGAGAGGTGTGAgggctcccagctgcagagccattGACCTTGGCCTGCCAGCCAGATCCACAGCTCAGGTCTTTGATCCAGGCTGTGGATCCAGAGCTGTAGAGTGGAAATCTCTTGCTATTCTTTGAGTTCTCCCTTTGTCACAACTATGGCACCCCTCCTGTCTTCTGTCTTCAGATGTTATATCTTTTTTCCTCTTACCTTTGTGTGCTGGCAGTGGGGACcgctggcagcagggacagctggcaGCCTTTCTTCCTTTGTGACACAGAGTCACCAGCAtggggctgtgtctgtgctgatATTACATCCATGCAACCCTGTGTTCCAAGGATCAtgtttgctttatttctgtggattaaaaaaaaagccccaaaacccagTAAGAAAACAGCCTTGCTCAGAAGAGTTCTAGCAGTTAATTAGTTTCAACATTGCAAGGCCCACTGCCCAGCAGCTAAAAATCATCGTGTTTGAATGGTGAATTAAGTCAGCCAAGCAATAAATCTGAGCAACAAAACAGTCCCTTTAGCTCAGAGTTGTTCTCTTTCCCCAAAACAGTGAGAAATGGCTTTTTCTGAGAGCCCACAAGGTCATCGAATTAATAAAGCATTTCAAGTAATCTGTGGAAGTGAAGTGACACCCTGCTGCAAGAGATTTGCTGTTAAGGCCAACTTTCTGTAACAGAGTGTGATGCATATAGGATTTCCAAAGCAAACCTGTCCTCTAATTTAGGACAGTTGTCCAAACTCCTTCATGTCTGTTCTGGTCCACTGTCTCCCTCCCTAGTCATTATTTAGGAGAGTTAAGCTTGAGAAAaactcagaaaagaaagaaagaaaaaaaaaaaaaaagcctgggaTTCTCCCATTGACTAGGCAAgatatttctgaatatttttgtgCATTAAAGTGAAGACACCAAGGAGAGAAAGTGAGTGAAATGCAGAAAATCTCTTGAGATAATGGTGGGACAGGCTCATGTGTTTTGCAGTGACTGCTTTCCATTCCCCTACCACATAAAAATACAAAGCTATCATGGTACTGCTGCACCCAGAATAACAGAGCTACTCCTTTGATATGAACAGCTCTGGTGTCAGGGACATTTCCATGACCCAGCACAGACAGCAAGAGGTCCAAAGCCCAAGAAGCATCACTCAGACATCCAGGCattaaataaacaaaaggaGTTTGACTTCCAGTTAAATCCTGCCAGCTTAGGCTGAACACAGAAGGATCTCTCCAGGCAATGCAGGCACATGGAGCCAAGCATGCTTTGTGTTGCCCTCCAGTTCCTGTCCTGCATTTTTGGGGTGGCCCTGATTTGGGTTGCAGATGTAGCAGCAGTAGGCATGGAAAGGATGAGATGGGTGATGCATTAAGAGATGCTTTGTGGCAGATATGAGGGAAATCTTTCCAGTAGTCTGGAGGGCTTAGCTGGAGAACAGATTGCCTGGGAGATGCAAtgtctctgccagcagctgtttTTAAGCCAGGATGGACATCTGTGGCTGAGAACACGTCCTAGGTGGCCTCTCATGCTCCCTTCAGACCCAGGGCTGTTCTCAGTGTCCTGATCTTTAGATGAAGAGAAAGGACGGGACAGAATTTTCACTTTCAGCTCTTGCAGATGGCCCATAACAGGTCTGATaggagggcagggagctctcCTAATAGGAAGTCAGGAGGAACTCCAGCCAGTTACCTCCAGCCCCTTCAGTGGAAGTTTGTGGGATGGCAGCCTCTGCCTTGCACTTAGAGCTGAGTATCTTCCTTCACTTTCCACTGAGATGGCTTTTTTCACATTTGTAGAACCATTTAACATGAAATATATACTTAATAATATGGTAGCACAAAGAGGCACTGAATAGGACAAACATAAAGAAGAGATGACAATAGCCTCTGCATTATTGTGTCCACTGGGTCCCTTCTCCATGAAATCCTAGCCCAGGCTCCATTTGCCTTGGACTCCCTCAGCACAAACCTCTTGAGTGTCCAgtcacagctctgccctcccagtgccaccacagcTCACAGtgactgtgctgctgcaggcagctgaaaTCCGAGGGATGCTCatccctctgcagcccctgaCAGCGCCGGCATCCAaaccctgcagcctctgcacgCTCATTGCCATGCAGCAGGACCCCCAGATCCCATCTGGAGCGTGGCTGCAGACGGACGGACATCTGTGGATGTGCTCACATCCCCACTGATGGAGACGTCCCCGAGCAGCCGTAACGCTCGAGTGTGTGCTTTGCGTTTGGGGCAAcagaggatttttctcctattaaataaataaaagacgTTCAGAGCAACTTGGGATAAAGCCATTCTAATCCTTTTATTCTTTCCAAAAGGAAAATGATTCCATATTCAGGGCACTGTGCAAACAATTAATTAGCCTAACGCAAATGAAAGGCCTAATTGCTCAGCGTTATTGCACTCATTGGCAGCCAGGCATGACCAAAGAATAGGTACTGTTTTACCAGGGATAAAGAACAACTTCCCAGCTTTCAGGGCTTTTTTGATATTTCAGCATCTAGCAGaacgatttttttttttttgaatgatGGTGTAATTCTCACTTCCACATGCAAAAAAGCTGGCAGTATTTGAAGACATCTGAATGAGCTGCTATCCAATTAaaaaagaggagaggaaagagaCTCAGCTGGTGTGAAATGACCTGGCTGAAGGGAAGTCGATAAAGCTGTAACTTGCCTGAGCTGAATGACACCGTGGTGTCTCCAGCTGGAGACTTCACTCACAGAAGTGCTGtaacattaagaaaaaaatgtattttttaaggCGTGCACCTAAAATTAAAGTACAATCATCCTTAATGCAGCTCCCTTCTCAATGATCTGTTGTTACCAGATGGAAAAGTGCTCTAAATGGATGCAATGAATTTGTTCACTGTGGATAGGATCATGAGGGATCAGGTTACAGGAGCTTTAAAAACTGAACTGTTATCATTCATGCATCTCTCACAACAAGGAGACAGAAAGCAGATGCTGACTGAGCACTGACCTAGCCTGAAGAGTATGGATCCAATAATTCTTCCTTTAGGCAGCTGATTCTCAtgggaaaatccccaaatattCAGCTGTAATGGCATTATCTGCCTTGTGCAGAGACTGGCAACCAGAGACTCTTCTTTAAAAGCAATCTGGGTGAATTCTGCTCTCATTCACACTTGCACACCCCCATGGAAGGCACTACAGAGGACTTCTCAGCGAGGTGGATTTTTGGAGTTTGGGGTGAGTGGTTACAAAATGAAAGGTGCTTACAATATAGAATACTACCAGCATATGAAAAAGGtgacaaaataaaacagattcATGGTTGAAGGTCACACACACAATGTGAAACAAAGAAGTAAAGGTTTGAGGGCCTTCTTGAAACAATTTTAGGTCAGTACCTGTTTGTATATGCAGCTGGGAACAATTATTAGATGCTGTTGAATActgagacaaaaaaagaaataaaatccaaagGTGTCATAGGAGGAATGGTCCTTCAGATGACTGAATATCCCAATAACCTCTGTCAGGCTGATTAACAACATTCTGCTGAGCTCAATGCAGCTGCTACGTAACCTTAGAGAGAAGGCACTCCTCacttgaaaaacagaaaattccaGCAGAACaaggtttttcttttcagtttattttgcaAATCTACCAGTTCATTTTATGAAAGTATGAAATCCTACGTGGTTACATTAAACAGTTACTGACAATCCAGGTAATACAAATAATCACTACAAAGTTAGTTTTAGGTACTCTTGGATAACAAGTagatttcatattttttaaaataagtcacaaagaagagagagagaatagCCTTCTGATTGTCAGAGACTTTAGTTTAAAGCAAGGAAACCACTGTAGATTCTCCTCATCCtacaaaaagagagaaacactTTCAATGTTAATGTTCAATTAGATTCATCAAAGACATTAAGTGCACTCATCTACTCTCAGGGTAACAAGAATAGTTCACAAGTTGTTTGGAAACTGATGTCAAATTTCATTCTCTGGAAATCCCTTTTACCATTTAACATCACCTTCATCCTTGCTTTCAGATGCATAAAAATCCTGTaaaatgcacagagctccaaaTCCTCTCTAATTGAATTCAGTGGGAGTAGGATCAGTTCCTCCATTCAGAAGATACCCCTGATATACTAAAATCCTTACAGAACATCCTCCTTCTCAGGAATGAAATTCATGGAAGGAACAAAATACTGTAGTAATTCAGGAAAAATCTCAGCTTTGTTATCCAGCAATTGACACTGCAACTGCATTTCTAGGGACCTTTATGCATGGTCACTCTTTCCTCTCAACCAGCAATAGGACGTATGAAGACACCAGGTAACTGCTCAGTAAGAACTTGGAGCTATGCAAATAAAgtataaaaatcaaaaaagagATCAAATCAGTCTCAAAACAGCTCTCCTGGCACTCATCTTACACACCTCCAGTGTCATTCTGCTGCCTGTAAGCTGCCACTTCTGATGTGACATCTGTCAATCATAACTGCTTCTTAGGAAGCAATTAAATAGTTTAGATTTTGTAGTGgcatctctgtgtgtgtggatTTAGGGGTAACACATCCATATGTTGCATATCATGCAACAGTTCCAGAGAAGCAAGGAGAGCTGTTTAGAGGGAAATAAGGCAGGTGCAGCTACATTCTGATGGCCTGTGGCACAAAGGAGTTTGAACAGATCATTTTCTCTTGTAGCCTTCAGCTCTTTCAACCGTGGGTTGCAAACTCTCAAATCTCCCCTCACACATGTGCAACAAATCTGCAGAACCCACTGCAGCACAGAAGTGAAGCCAGCAGCTTCCTTCTAAGAGAAATAGATATTTATCCTCAGAGTATCTTTTAACACTGATAATCTCAAAAAACTTAAAAGAAACCAGACAGGTTACACAAAACTATACAAAATCTTCACCTGGACATAAAGTGCCATCAAACTATGGAAGCaaaaaaagaagtcactgtTGAGGCAGCTACCTGAAATACGTACAGAAGGTTTATTCCCCTGGAAAAGACAGTTTGCTACAGTCTTGGAAATGGCACCAAGCTGGTGGGAATGTTACTGCAATAAAGGCTAGCAATTTCCTTCCTGACTAACACCACTCTTACTGACAGGCCAAAGGCAACTAGGGTGATTTAACTGGTGGCTGActgcaggaatttccccagaaGGTAGTTTAAAATGGTTATAGATGCTGTCATTTCCCTGTCTCTGATATGGTAACTGTAATTCATTCAGCCCCTTCTTTCTGAGCATGTATTACCACAGACAGCCCCACCCTGCTATTACCACTGTGCCTGCTTGTTTTCCACCTCTACTCATGTAAATGTAATGTCAAATCCTCTTAAGAATCCTGAGCAGTCCTCCAGAATCACTTGTTCAAGTGACATTTCTGTAAtaataaggaaagaaaaaagagttgTGTGAAATTAAATAGCACTCCTGTTGCCAAGCTGTTAAAATTATATGGCAATATGCTTCCAGTAGTTGTAAGAAATTAATATGTGGAGTGCTTACAAGCTTTACATCTACTAAATCTCAACAGGATATAAAATGCTATTTAAGTGATACAAAtgttaaggagaaaaaaaaacagcaccAAAGAGTGGAAGAAGAAACTAGATTCTTGTCTGCACTCTGATTCCTGGAGGCTGGATCTCCACCTGAGGAAGCCAGGTGGGAGATCCTTGGTGGAGTACTTGTGCACAtgtcagcagctgcagctctcccttCTGCCACCTCTCAGCACACGAGGCTGGGCTCTAGCAGTCAGTCACTCCCCTCCTGCAAGCAGTGGCTGGCAAACAGCTCAGCCAGccccctgctctctgccactgcctTCTGACAGGaccagccagagcagagcaacTGTGTCACTACTTTTCACCTGCTTTATTGTAATGCTGTTCAGGAAGATGTGCCTCAGACACCTGTCTGTAGATGATGAATTCATTTCTGAGTTTTACCACGATGTGATTACTGTCATCCTTTTCTCACCACGACGGCAAATACAATATAAAACTTTGGATTTTCTATAGTGAGTGAAATCAGCATAATGAAaagccaggcagtgccaggagagctgtcactgctcCATTCTGTGGGACAGGACCAGGGTAAGGCGCTTTGGCAATCAGCACCAAGTTTAAGCaagaagcttttaaaatatCCACAAGTTTCCTGCAGATGCACAGAAAACTTGAGACCTCCTGGTTGTTCTCTAAGCTGCTTTGAAACTACAACAATTCATTTAATCCAGCAGCAGATCCTGGCACTATTTTTTCCAAAGTACAGTACATTTTGATAGCAACACAAGCATGTGACACAAAACAGATTTGTTCAAGCTCACTGTGGTTCTGATGGGCTACACGCACCAAGAGGCAACTCAAAAAGAGCACAGAACTCAATTCATCAGGATAACAACACTGACTCAAAGGAATTTCAGCTCAACTTCGTGAAGAAAGAAGGAGCTCACAAAGGAAAAGTTCTTATTGCAAGTTGTACTGCTCAGCTTGGTCACTTCTCACACAGATCTGAAGTATCAAAAGCTACCAAGGAGCCAAGGACAAAGAATTCCTGTTTTGTAACTATTTTAAATATAGCAAGCCTGCTTTAGAAAGAAAAGCCCCCGCACAATATTCCACATGGCCTTTTCTAGCAGACTGGAATTGTTAAATCAACACAGACAGAAAATACACACTTCAAACTACTTCTGGCACCTTGTAATTTGGAAAACACTTGTGCACATGGGATGAGGCAGCTTGTTTGCAGACCCTTTTCTCACAGTGCCCTTGGATCCCTCGAGCTTCCTTCACCGCTCTGTGGATCAGCAGGTGCCTTcctcagcaggcacagagtggcagCTGCCGTGGGACACGGTGTCGATGCTCTGCCCTTGGGCCTGGGGGTGGATGGACACCTGCACGGCGATCTCCTGGCCCTGCTCGCTCAGGGAGCCGTCGTCCGAGTCGCCGGCCGGGGACTCGCTGCGCTGCACCTGCGCGCTGCCGGGGAACAGCGCGGCCTGCGCCCCGCAGCCCGGGGGCTGCTTCTCCTCCTTGCCCGCCTCGTCGGGCTCCTCCACCCGCACGGCCTCGAAGATCTCCTCCATGAACGCCCTGCAGTTAAGGATCAGAGGCGGGAGGGGAATGCTCCTGGCGAGCTCCTCGATGTACCGAGCAAACTCCATGGTTTTAAACTGAGTGACTTTGGCCAGCTCGAGCGTTTTGGCAGATGTGATGATGGGGATGCGCTTGGCGATCTCGAAagccttctgcagcttctcGGCCCCTTCCGTCCGGAAGAACTCGTTGATGGCCTTCTCCGTTTTGCGGAGGTGGCTGCTCATCATGCACAGGCGGGTGATGTTCAAAATGAGGGTGATGGCAAAGGCAACGAGGCACACAATCATGTAGTAGATGCTCATGTCCCCTGAGGTGAAGATAACCCTCAGGGTGACTGTGTAGTACAAGGTCTCGTTATGATTAATGCCTGCACACGTGTACCGGCCCCGGTCAGCAAAGCTGACCTTGGTGATGTTGAGGGAATTATCAGCAATCCTCCACCGGTCATCTGCAGAGGGGCAAGAAATAAACAGAGCTCATGAAACAAAAATCCCAGGGTAAACATCATCAGGAGTCAAAGCTTGGCAGTGAGCATTCTACTTGTAGCATAGTAACAGTACACCAAGGACTGAAATGTCCTTTTCATGCTTGTGACACAGAAAACCATAACCCACTTACCCCTCATGCTGCTTAATGGTAAATTATTCTGCATGCTTGCTACACTACTTTTACTTCCTCCTCTCATCTGCACTTTCCAGTGTGCTTCTGGTTCTTTCTGATAGGGATCCTAATTCTTAACTAGGGCTTCTCACCCTGTGTTAAAAGACTGTCCTCCATAAAGTCTAATTTTCCATACATTCAGAGTCAAAAGTCAAGCAACCCATGAAAAAGATCAGTCTGTAAATGGCTCTGTTGGCAAAAGAACCCAGAATTTTCTTGAGACAGTTTTCTGCTGAGCATGCAGTGCTGACATGCAAAACCCAAGTAAAAGAGAAATCAATACAAGAAGCTTTATACAGCATTTGCTGTGCATTCATAACTTAGGGGGAAAACTGTTTTCATAACTCATTTCTTCTAATTACTCTGCTTTGAACTGTTTTCATAACTTATTCTTCTAATTACTCTACTTTGAACTAATCTCCAGATGGCATTACAACTACAAAAAGGTTACTGAATACTTAAGGCAGAAAGATGCCTCCAACAAGATCCTATCAATTAGTTCGATGACCTTCATTAATACTAATAGAGAAAAACACATGTAtctctaaaacatttttttaaattaaaaactgcaGGGATAGAAGTATAGGAGCCAATGGCTAGGAAAATATATTCCCCTTCAGTTCAAAAGGGTTAAATAGCATGAATTCCATCGTTGGCCATTACATATTGTGTTACTTTCCACAATCTCATTGGTGCATAAACCAAGAAATAAATGTACTAAGTATGTTTTAAAACATATCCTGTAACAAAATTAAAGCACAAATTGCCAGCTCAAAAGGTCACAAGTTGTGGAGAACTGTGTTTAATTCATGCATTTggaaaaatacaatttcaaCCAGAGCAATAATAAATAAACCCATCAGTTAGTATTGGGTAAGATGAAGACTCATTTCTTCTGTATGGAACACTGGGATGACTCTTGAACAACATCATTCTGTGGGGCACCAAAGCAGGATGGAACAGAAGTACTCAGGTGTAATTCCCATGCAACATTTCAGAGGGCAAAGGACTTTGTTTTGCTCTCTCCTTATCTCCCAATTGTAAAAATGGGAGGATAGGAAGTGAAAACTATAATAAAGTCCCAGGGTTTTTCCAATACTGTTTAAAAGGGGAATAATGATGGAtagaaaacagcaggaaaactcACCTTCATCTTTCTGTTCAAGCAGGTGTCCTCTGGAGTTATACCAAAGGATATGTTCATACTGGCTGATGTTCAGTTTACATTCAATTAAAATACTGCTCCCCTCTTTGGCTATGATATCATGGTGTGCTGGAGAACTTATTAAAGCTTGAGACACTGCATGAAGTGATGCATTGAAAGACCTGAAAGCAACTGTCCTGTTAAAAGCTACATTTTCCACTGTGAATCCAACTGAAAGACCAGCACTAACAGTCAAAATTAACAGGCAATAGCTGAGCTTCATGGAAATCTAGTGAAAATTCTTCTTTCATTTAATTTGGAGAAATGAGGTCATATGATATTAAGCTGTCTGTATTGGTCTGAGATAGGAGAGGAGCTCTTGATTTGTTCTGTGATGGAAAATGTCTGGGATCCAAATGCACTTTCAAGACCATCAATATTTGAAGTGGAAACTGGaagtaaaactggaaaaaaaaagcaataagtTTATTAATGACCTCAAGGTTACCGTATATTCAAATTTAATTTGCAATAAACAGATTTCAAATATCATAACATAAACTGTCAGCCGAGAGGTTCCAAATCAGAGCTTTGCTCAGAACACAGGGATAAAATGAGGGTAAGAAGGCATTAGCACAACCTCCAGTCCACTAGATGTTCATCTTCCCAACCAAATAAATAATCTCTGGAACAATAATCATTAAGGGGAAAAAGGTTTTACAAAAAGAACAAATTGTTCAGACTACTCGAAATGCACAATTATCTTTAAAAGTGGGTTCTGCATTTGTTACCAGAGAAAAAGTGCTTTCTTAATagaggaagaaaagcaagaaagagGATGTAATTTCTGCCTCCCTCTCCACCAATATCAAAGTGCTTTTAAGCCCTGGTTTTCTAAAGCCAGTCTTTCATTCACTGCCCAGAGAAAAACCaaagtgcacacacacacatctgaTATTTAGCATTTACATCTACTTACTTGATTTTAGGGGCACAACTGATATTAGATATCTAAATACTATATAATATGATTTAATTACTTGGAAAAGTCTCCTGGTTGTTATGTACAGCCAGAAGAGGAAGTCCTTTTCTGAACAGCAGGACACTGATGCTTACACATATTTCCTTTTTTGCAATATCTCTTGTTGCTGCTGCATTCTCTAAGTCTGCTCCCTGTTATTCTTGTTTATTTTACTCCTGTTGAAAATCTTTTAGTTTATGCTGTTTCATCTAAGCAGTCATATATTCTTCATTGTCTTCTCCACCCAAACTTAAtagaaacatgaaaaaattgttttgtctaGGGACAGATACTCTTCAAATTAATGTGCACAAAAGATATTTTAAGACATTAGGATACAActaattttctgtcttttgcaCACAAGCCAGAATAAAACCAACTTGTAACAAAAGGAGATGACACTGATAAGAGACAATCTGTAATCAATTTTCCTGGAAGCCTGGTTCAAGAAAATTTCTAATCCAATATGTGTTCCCTGAAGTTATGATTCCATCTAGCTccagagctttaaaaaaacatttacaAAGTACAGAAGCCACAAGCTCAAATATTCTCCTAAAAAATATCTCACTTCATATCATTGACTGTGTGACTTCAAATTTATCATCTTTTATTCTACAAATAACAGATGTTAGTGGAAGGGAATTTCATAAATATCACAACACAAAGGGACCTTTGACTTAATAAATAATGCAGACACTTTTCATCTTTCTAGAATTACTGATTAGCACTATCTAAAGCACTTCTGAAAAATAATGCAACATGCATAAAAACAGGTGATTTCTAGTAATTGTCTTTCATCACAGA
Coding sequences within:
- the MFAP3 gene encoding microfibril-associated glycoprotein 3 codes for the protein MKLSYCLLILTVSAGLSVGFTVENVAFNRTVAFRSFNASLHAVSQALISSPAHHDIIAKEGSSILIECKLNISQYEHILWYNSRGHLLEQKDEDDRWRIADNSLNITKVSFADRGRYTCAGINHNETLYYTVTLRVIFTSGDMSIYYMIVCLVAFAITLILNITRLCMMSSHLRKTEKAINEFFRTEGAEKLQKAFEIAKRIPIITSAKTLELAKVTQFKTMEFARYIEELARSIPLPPLILNCRAFMEEIFEAVRVEEPDEAGKEEKQPPGCGAQAALFPGSAQVQRSESPAGDSDDGSLSEQGQEIAVQVSIHPQAQGQSIDTVSHGSCHSVPAEEGTC